DNA from Tripterygium wilfordii isolate XIE 37 chromosome 4, ASM1340144v1, whole genome shotgun sequence:
GGTcaggtttggtttttgatgccgaATTTAGGGTAcagtttaattaaaaaagtaaattatagtaataacattataaatcatctttATAAAAGTATATTATTAGGATGctaaattttaacatgatcaagtatattaaatacaataatataatagaattatatattatacattcaaactataataacatgataagtcatattattttttaagaaattgaattatacatttatagaaaatttaaaaaaattaaaaatttaaatgataaacgggtacccgatgctAAACGGTTATGGAATGATTtcggtttggaaatttaaatggttttttacaCTGTTTTGGAAAGGTTTTGGTATTAGTTACCTTAAATAGAAACGGTTTTgatattcactaattggaagggtacccgacccgttgccatccctaaacTCACCATCGATGCCAACCATAGAGTGATTAGGTGACAATTTAATGATTCTCCGGTTAGAACGATTTCTCTATACCCAATTCAATTACTCATAGATTGCATTTATATGTACACTAATTGCTTCAATGCCAATGAAGTGTGCAAGTTCAAGATGATGAAGATCAGatgataaattatataaaaaaaatctttctttttagtttttagtaAGGTAAAGTTCATCTTTAATTTGGAAATTATAAACAGTATCTATTTTAGCGTCAACAAATACAAAATTCATAAAGTTTTGCCACAAAATTTCCCTCTCAATGGCAATCACACCAGAAAACCTCCTAAATGGACCACTATCCACCCAAAAATGCACCCTTGGCTGCCCCATCCTCGACCGATCGCTAGGAGGCGGAGTGCCGTGCAATTCCATCACCGAGATTGTAGCGGAAAGCGGTTCCGGCAAGACCCAACTCTGCCTCCAAATCGCCCTCCACTTCCAGCTCCCTGTCTCACACGGCGGCCTTGCTGCCTCTTCTCTCTATCTCCACACGGAATTCCCATTTCCCTTTCGCCGACTTCATCAACTTTCCCATTCCTTTTGCTCTCTGTACAATCGCCTTTATAACGGCGTAAATTACAATCCATGTGATCATCTATATGTACATAGCATACACACTGCAGACCAATTGCTCGATATAATGTCCAAGATAGAGTCTTTTCTTGTGAACAGGAATACCCAACTGCCCGTTAAGCTAATTGTGATTGACTCAATCGCGGCACTATTTAGATCCGAGTTTGATAACACTCCGAGGGAACTTAAGCGGAGGTCGGCGCTGTTTTTCAAGATATCCGGAAAATTGAAGGCATTGGCTAAAAGGTTTAGTTTGGCTGTTGTAGTGACTAATCAGGTTGTTGATTTTATGGGACCAAGTGAGGGGATAAATGGGGTCAGAGTTGGGAATTTGGGAGCTTTGTACTCATCAGGTAGACGGGTTTGTGCTGCTCTGGGGCTGGCATGGGCCAATTGTGTGAATTCAAGGCTGTTCCTGTCTAGGGAGGAGGAGATTGTTCGAGAAGACGATGCATTGGTGGATTGCAGTGATGGTCATAACTTGTGTAGGCGAACAACGAGGTTTCTTCATGTGATTTTTGCACCTCATTTGCCTGATACATCATGTGAGTTTGAGATCACGAGAGATGGCGTTTTTGGAGTTGAAAGAAGATAATAATATAAGATCTTCTGAAGGTAGCGGTGCTGAGTTTGGGTTGAACTTATGATTGGACTTTCAAAGAGTACAGTATGTATGGCTCTCCCTTCTTCCTCTTAAAagttttgttatttgtttttgttttaagttGTTTTACATTGATAGTAGCTAAGAGCCAAAGATAGGCTTGtttagattttattttcttgtaaatTTGTTAATTTTGATGCAAACAATGCAAGCCTCTTTTCTGGATTTTGATGCATACAATACAAGGCTCttttctagatttttttttcttgtaaattTTCTAATTTGAGTAAGGACCCGAAGCATTGAAGTACACTGATCCTTGGAAGACAGTAAGTTCATTtgtaaattcaaattaaaaaataataatattacaaTAATTGTTTCCTATGTCATTTCATCCCCTTTTACCTTTCATGTGGTGAGATACTGAATAAGAAAACAGTCCATGCATAATCTGTGCAATTCACTAAATCTGTTCTTGATTCAGTAAGTTGCTAGACATTTCTTTGTTCCCTTAGATTTTGGTTTTCCCATTGTTATACAACCCTGGAAATACTTGCTTTCAGTGGGAATGTCTTGCACAAAACCGGCTAGGCATTGATATGACTAAATTCTGTCAACAAAAATCGACTGAGGGTTTGGTTCACCTCAGTAACTGAGTCCATGGATTAGATGAGTCAGTTCTAAATTAACCAAAACCAAAGGCTATAACCTTGCTTGGGAGGAGGATTTTGTGAGAGGCTTTTGGAGGTAGAGGTATTTTGGGCAGTAAATATTTCTTAAAATCCCCTAAAATCCCACATCTGACATCCCAAGCTTCTCTCCCAAGACCACTTCCCCAAAAACCCCGCAACTGGCATCATAACGTTGCATCTTTCTCCAAATGATATTGTACTAAGTACTAACTGAATCCTTTCTTCCTCTTTGATTTACTGAAACTCAAAGAACTGCTTCCCTAGACATATCCAGCTTGTGAGGTCCTCTGCTCCATTACAATGTGGAGATTCCAGTTTTTTATGAACTTAGCAGCTTGTTTCGCCCTCCCTCACTAGGGATGCCACTCCAGGTGCAAAATTACAATCAAAGAAGATGTTCTGCTCACATTCCCACTATACAGAAAGACAGATAATAATTGCCTATCTATCTCACAACAAGAATAAGCATTGAGCTCCATCTTCATTGAACTTATTGGAACCCAGGATTCATAATATGTATGTCTCATGCGAAAGCAGTAGAAAATAATGTGATTCAAGTTTATGCAGCTCATCTATGTTG
Protein-coding regions in this window:
- the LOC119997693 gene encoding DNA repair protein XRCC3 homolog; this encodes MAITPENLLNGPLSTQKCTLGCPILDRSLGGGVPCNSITEIVAESGSGKTQLCLQIALHFQLPVSHGGLAASSLYLHTEFPFPFRRLHQLSHSFCSLYNRLYNGVNYNPCDHLYVHSIHTADQLLDIMSKIESFLVNRNTQLPVKLIVIDSIAALFRSEFDNTPRELKRRSALFFKISGKLKALAKRFSLAVVVTNQVVDFMGPSEGINGVRVGNLGALYSSGRRVCAALGLAWANCVNSRLFLSREEEIVREDDALVDCSDGHNLCRRTTRFLHVIFAPHLPDTSCEFEITRDGVFGVERR